Genomic window (Ostrinia nubilalis chromosome 20, ilOstNubi1.1, whole genome shotgun sequence):
GGCACAACTATTCAATCTTCCTAAGGTTATGAGAAAGAAAATAGATAACCATGATTGTAATTCTAAAAGAATGTCTCATTATCCAATAACAGTGCACTTACAAACTAATACTAAATGCTAAAATGCATATAAGTATAAAAGGATTGAAGGTCACCGCTGCTGAATCGTTTTTAGATTTCGGTGGCATAGGCGACCCGTTCTTGTAAGCGTCAGTCGTGGTAGTAAGTGTAGTGGTATCAGTCATTTGTTCCATAGATTTTTCAGTCGTTGCTGGACTGTCGTTTTGCTGAAGCGCTTCAGCAGTAGGTAGTTGCATGCTTGGTTTTATTTCGTTGCTCACCATTTCTTTCACATCAACAGATTTCATCATCGTTTCAGGAGCTTTTGTCGTAACCATTTCTTTTACTACATcagctttcatcatcatttctggGGCTTTTGTCGTTGTAGAGTCTATTTTAAGAGCTTCTGCCATTGTTGTTGCTACTTCTAAAGAGATCGGCATTTCTTTACTGGCTTCAGTACTGCTTTCTACCATTTTAGGTTCATCCGTTGTCTGCTTCATGTCCATTTGTGTTTCAGGCGTTGTATTCATTGTCTCTGACGTCATAGTAATATTGGAAGCAGGTTCTGTTACTGGTGTTGGTTGTTCAGCAGTAACGTTGGCATCAGTTTCGTTGTTCGTATCGTTAACAATAGCGTTTTCTTCGTGTTCATCGTTTTCgattatattattcattttaGTTTTACCAGAATTGATGAAAGTGCTGGATGTTATGGCATTTCGTTTTAGTCTTCGATTTCTTGCGACGATTTTGACCAGTCCATTGAAGGCGTCGGTCTCTCGGTCGGTTTTGGGGCCGTTGCAGAGGTCCCCGCGGCAGGGGCACGTCATTCGGTAGTTGTTGGTCGAGTTGCAGTGCAGGAGGTAGCATTCGTCTTGGTAGAACTTCACGCAGTACCGGGACTCGACGAAGGCTGTGGAATTGATGAAACGAGTTAGATAAGAAAAAGTGCGTTGGAGACATTTCTACTCCTAGTCCTTTCTACAAACAGCAAGCTTTTATCTAGATCACATAACGTCAATTTCGATTATTTGACCTGTATAAAGTTAAAGTTTTTTGATTCAGAAAGTTCTGGGTTCAATTTTCCTACATTACTCCTACCAGCTCCTACCATTTTCACGATGACGATGCGGAACTACGTGGTTCGATGAGATGGTGATGGTGAGAACACACAAATTGTATTTGTCCCAATTTCGTATCAAACTTTGGCACCATGGTTGTGACCTCTGTTGTTAGATGGTCTAGCTGACTCCAGCTAGATCTTACTGAGCAGAGCTGAGCTTGTACATAATACGTACGAGGCGACGAGGCGACGGTGGCGCAGTGCGTGTACCCCGGGTCGCAGGCCGTGACCTGGTCGGAGA
Coding sequences:
- the LOC135081818 gene encoding uncharacterized protein LOC135081818; the protein is MSPASGECLQCYWSGPLAEQVHRRERAPPCDELSDQVTACDPGARRLQCCWWPLAEQVHRRERAPPYDELSDQVTACDPGYTHCATVASSPRTYATCPQRQAPAVLLVAAGGAGAPPCDELSDQVTACDPGYTHCATVASSPPFVESRYCVKFYQDECYLLHCNSTNNYRMTCPCRGDLCNGPKTDRETDAFNGLVKIVARNRRLKRNAITSSTFINSGKTKMNNIIENDEHEENAIVNDTNNETDANVTAEQPTPVTEPASNITMTSETMNTTPETQMDMKQTTDEPKMVESSTEASKEMPISLEVATTMAEALKIDSTTTKAPEMMMKADVVKEMVTTKAPETMMKSVDVKEMVSNEIKPSMQLPTAEALQQNDSPATTEKSMEQMTDTTTLTTTTDAYKNGSPMPPKSKNDSAAVTFNPFILICILAFSISL